In the genome of Mucisphaera calidilacus, one region contains:
- a CDS encoding endonuclease/exonuclease/phosphatase family protein: MLQSGLLCLLVMGVCTASAWGEAPGPEPDFPALREAEVDGRFTAMTFNIRFGTAKDGEHAWPHRRAAVIGMIRRHDPDVLGVQEALAFQVDELQAALPAYWFWGVGRDDGERGGEFCGLFLRADRFVSVDRGHLWLSETPEVVASVGWDASMTRMLSWVLVEDRVAGQQLVVANTHFDHRGPVSRLEAARLIRNRMAMVPDAIPLVLLGDFNAGEGSPPYRALVHDEHAVVAPLVDAYRLANPERRAEEGTYNRFRADEPRTGDRIDWILHTGGLVTRESLIDYGLVDGVLASDHDPVIAVLAYTPASE; encoded by the coding sequence ATGTTGCAGAGCGGTTTGTTGTGTCTGCTGGTGATGGGCGTGTGCACGGCATCGGCATGGGGCGAGGCCCCGGGGCCGGAGCCGGATTTTCCGGCGCTGCGTGAGGCGGAGGTCGACGGCCGGTTCACGGCGATGACGTTCAACATCCGTTTCGGGACGGCGAAGGATGGCGAGCACGCCTGGCCGCATCGGCGGGCCGCGGTGATCGGGATGATCCGTCGGCACGACCCGGACGTGCTGGGCGTGCAGGAGGCGTTGGCGTTTCAGGTTGATGAGCTGCAAGCGGCCCTGCCGGCGTACTGGTTCTGGGGCGTGGGCCGGGACGACGGCGAGCGCGGGGGTGAGTTCTGCGGGTTGTTCCTGCGTGCAGATCGTTTCGTCTCGGTGGACCGCGGGCACCTCTGGTTGAGTGAGACACCGGAGGTCGTGGCGTCGGTGGGCTGGGACGCGTCGATGACGCGGATGCTCTCATGGGTGCTGGTGGAGGACCGAGTGGCGGGGCAGCAGTTGGTGGTGGCCAACACGCACTTTGACCATCGCGGGCCGGTGTCGCGGCTTGAGGCGGCGCGGCTGATCCGAAACAGGATGGCGATGGTCCCGGATGCGATCCCGCTGGTGCTGCTGGGTGATTTCAACGCCGGCGAGGGCAGCCCGCCCTACCGGGCGCTGGTGCACGATGAGCATGCCGTGGTCGCGCCGCTGGTGGACGCGTACCGGCTGGCCAACCCGGAGCGTCGTGCGGAGGAGGGGACGTACAACCGGTTTCGGGCGGACGAGCCGCGGACGGGCGACCGGATCGACTGGATCCTGCACACCGGCGGGCTGGTCACGCGTGAATCGCTGATCGATTACGGGCTGGTGGATGGCGTGCTGGCCTCGGATCACGACCCGGTGATCGCGGTGCTGGCGTACACGCCGGCCTCAGAGTGA
- the ruvC gene encoding crossover junction endodeoxyribonuclease RuvC — protein MPADTTLATPPSVLGIDPGSRVTGYALLAPSARPTEPRVIEAGIIKLNPAHSLDHRIHQLHADLTELIQRLGPHVLAIEKLYAHYAHPQTAIVMAHARGVILLAARQTALTLEHLPSTEVKKSVTGHGHASKEQVQQAVTTQLGLAEPPEPADVSDALAIALTSFRRRTLASL, from the coding sequence ATGCCCGCCGACACCACTCTCGCCACGCCGCCGAGCGTCCTCGGCATCGACCCCGGATCCCGCGTCACCGGCTATGCCCTGCTCGCACCCTCCGCCCGGCCGACCGAGCCCCGCGTGATCGAGGCCGGCATCATCAAACTCAACCCCGCCCACAGCCTCGACCACCGCATCCACCAGCTCCACGCCGACCTCACCGAGCTCATCCAGCGCCTCGGGCCGCACGTTCTCGCTATCGAAAAACTCTACGCCCACTACGCCCACCCCCAGACCGCCATCGTGATGGCTCACGCCCGAGGCGTCATCCTCCTCGCCGCCCGGCAGACCGCGCTGACCCTCGAGCACCTGCCCTCCACCGAGGTCAAAAAGTCGGTCACCGGGCACGGCCACGCCTCCAAGGAACAGGTCCAGCAGGCCGTCACCACGCAGCTCGGTCTCGCCGAGCCCCCCGAGCCCGCCGACGTCTCCGACGCCCTCGCCATCGCCCTCACCAGCTTCCGGCGACGCACCCTCGCATCACTCTGA
- a CDS encoding DNA gyrase/topoisomerase IV subunit A, whose protein sequence is MARRRKKHDESDLFADVTGNGAATTVEGVALHDLASDRYLNYALSVITSRALPDVRDGLKPVQRRILFTMWQQRLTAEAKHRKCAKVVGDVMGNYHPHGDSAIYDALVRMAQSFSLRMPLIDGSGNFGSLDGDPAAAMRYTECRLAPVASEILSEIGQQTVDFRPNYDGTKSEPVVLPARLPNLLINGSSGIAVGMATSVPPHHPGEVCKALLKLLDNPEVKDYQLVGKDAVQGPDFPTGGALIADRSTLREIYQTGSGSVKLRATWELEKKPSARGPLMVYVTSVPYAVNKSVLVERIADVVVSRKLPLLLDVKDVSTDDVRIELELKRDADPAMVMAYLFKHTPLQVNIGVNLTCLVPTENPEVAAPQRLGLKEVLWHFLHFRLDVVTRRLEHELGQLEKRIHLLEGFALAFDVLDEIIRIIRASDGKADAAAKILKRFGGRGGLDEDQTDAILELKLYRLAKLEIRVIRDELKEKKKRAAEIRRLLKSDTSDTGSPLWQIVRDEVDTLGRELGKASPRRTVLADGGDDAEFAAEDFIVDEDNHVLVTADGWIKRQKEIKDPGKSRVREGDRVLACVGGSTRATVVFLSSHGVAYTSRIIDLPATTGYGEPIQKLFKLADGERIVSVISLDSRFITDVGNEPDVPHALAVTDDGYGLRFSLAPFAEPSTRSGRRFARPAKEARVLGVAYAADDETLIVVSSGRRALLCRVDEVNALAGPGRGVLVIKLKGDDRLLGMRVAETERDTLTAVTGRGGEQRINTGRYELTSRGGRGREIVKTGTLTGVIPQEIEAPDLKSDS, encoded by the coding sequence TTGGCCAGGCGACGCAAGAAGCACGATGAATCGGACCTGTTCGCGGACGTCACGGGCAACGGGGCGGCGACGACGGTGGAGGGGGTCGCGCTGCACGACCTGGCGAGCGATCGATACCTGAATTACGCGTTGTCGGTGATCACCAGCCGTGCGCTGCCCGACGTCCGGGACGGCCTCAAGCCGGTGCAGCGGCGGATCCTGTTCACGATGTGGCAGCAGCGGCTGACGGCGGAGGCGAAGCACCGCAAGTGTGCCAAGGTCGTCGGCGACGTGATGGGCAATTACCACCCGCACGGCGACAGCGCGATCTACGACGCGCTGGTCCGGATGGCGCAGTCGTTCTCGCTGCGGATGCCCCTGATTGACGGCTCGGGGAACTTCGGGTCGCTCGACGGCGACCCGGCCGCGGCGATGCGTTACACCGAGTGCCGTCTGGCGCCGGTGGCCTCGGAGATCCTCAGCGAGATCGGCCAGCAGACGGTGGACTTCCGTCCGAACTACGACGGGACCAAGTCGGAGCCGGTGGTGCTGCCGGCACGCCTGCCGAACCTGCTGATCAACGGCTCTTCGGGCATCGCGGTGGGCATGGCGACGAGCGTCCCGCCTCACCACCCGGGCGAGGTGTGCAAGGCGCTGCTGAAGCTGCTGGACAATCCCGAGGTGAAGGATTACCAGCTGGTGGGCAAGGACGCGGTGCAGGGCCCGGACTTCCCGACGGGCGGCGCGTTGATCGCGGACCGGTCGACGCTGCGCGAGATCTACCAGACCGGCTCGGGCAGCGTGAAGCTGCGTGCGACGTGGGAGCTGGAGAAGAAGCCGAGTGCGCGCGGGCCGCTGATGGTCTACGTGACGTCGGTGCCTTACGCGGTGAACAAGTCGGTGCTGGTGGAGCGGATCGCGGACGTGGTGGTGAGCCGGAAGCTGCCGCTGCTGCTGGACGTCAAGGACGTGTCGACGGACGACGTGCGGATCGAGCTGGAACTCAAGCGTGACGCCGACCCGGCGATGGTGATGGCCTACCTGTTCAAGCACACGCCGCTGCAGGTGAACATCGGGGTCAACCTGACCTGCCTGGTGCCGACGGAGAACCCGGAGGTGGCGGCGCCGCAGCGGCTGGGGCTCAAGGAGGTGCTGTGGCACTTCCTGCACTTCCGCCTGGACGTGGTCACGCGTCGCCTGGAGCACGAGCTGGGCCAGCTGGAGAAGCGGATCCACCTGCTCGAGGGATTCGCGTTGGCGTTCGACGTCCTCGACGAGATCATCAGAATCATCCGGGCTTCGGACGGGAAGGCGGACGCGGCGGCGAAGATCCTCAAGCGGTTCGGGGGCAGGGGCGGGCTCGACGAGGACCAGACCGACGCGATCCTCGAGCTCAAGCTCTACCGGCTGGCAAAGCTCGAGATCCGCGTGATCCGCGACGAGTTAAAGGAGAAGAAAAAGCGGGCCGCCGAGATCCGTCGTCTACTCAAGTCGGACACGTCGGACACCGGTTCCCCGCTGTGGCAGATCGTGCGGGACGAGGTCGACACTCTCGGCCGGGAACTGGGCAAGGCGAGCCCGCGGCGGACGGTGCTGGCCGACGGCGGCGACGACGCGGAGTTCGCGGCGGAGGACTTCATCGTCGACGAGGACAACCACGTGCTGGTCACGGCGGACGGCTGGATCAAGCGTCAGAAGGAGATCAAGGACCCGGGCAAGTCGCGCGTGCGTGAGGGCGACCGCGTGCTGGCCTGCGTGGGGGGTTCGACGCGTGCGACGGTCGTGTTCCTGTCGAGTCACGGCGTGGCCTACACGTCGCGGATCATCGACCTGCCGGCGACGACGGGCTACGGCGAGCCGATCCAGAAGCTGTTCAAGCTGGCCGACGGGGAGCGGATCGTGTCGGTGATCTCGCTGGACAGCCGGTTTATTACGGATGTGGGGAACGAGCCGGATGTGCCGCACGCGCTGGCGGTGACCGACGACGGCTACGGCCTGCGGTTCTCGCTGGCGCCGTTCGCGGAACCGAGCACGCGTTCGGGCCGGCGGTTTGCGCGGCCGGCGAAGGAGGCGCGGGTGCTGGGCGTGGCGTACGCGGCGGACGACGAGACGCTGATCGTCGTGTCGTCGGGCCGGCGGGCGCTGCTGTGCCGCGTGGACGAGGTCAACGCGCTGGCGGGCCCGGGCCGCGGGGTGCTGGTGATCAAGCTCAAGGGCGACGACCGCCTGCTCGGGATGCGGGTCGCGGAGACCGAGCGGGACACGCTGACGGCGGTGACGGGGCGTGGCGGAGAGCAGCGGATCAACACCGGGCGGTACGAGTTGACGTCCCGAGGCGGCAGAGGCCGCGAAATCGTCAAGACCGGAACCCTGACCGGGGTGATTCCACAGGAAATCGAAGCGCCGGACCTCAAGTCCGATAGCTAG